The Sebastes umbrosus isolate fSebUmb1 chromosome 19, fSebUmb1.pri, whole genome shotgun sequence genome has a segment encoding these proteins:
- the sec16a gene encoding protein transport protein Sec16A isoform X7: protein MQPPPRTGPLGASGPPPSGPNMFRRARPHKHTAAAAAAMPPATQPMTDPFAFVRAPPPPMAAGGLPTIPNSNPPPMQAPPNAMYSQAGSGLPPQPQTLEDVPAVLSGPPPSSLPGVTLFNPHGAASPGGYPAPGPAGYASSNSEQGYFNSTEQTPSMATEPPPVASASAPGQTPFNQEFQGHPPPQPMSFQPVPPAASYSQWAPDHGSRPPSVQNYFQPTSDPPSQPFNLPPQTQMYPSHTPSPHHNTPTPPSQPGHPPVQAPLPPQNPVNAPSSQWPDPNAPQQHNSHFQTQSYFSQSSAPQDSWFNMPPQDSGYHQMGTGLAHPQPRPDSAGSQHASNTGPGPGPSSASAPVPYAQESGTLSMFFKDNDVENEETLAGERNKAVNGIPGSFQHHSNPLAHSGHGDAPLDYQGPSLQDHSHLPYMNDGNHAPQASPQKPPDSHYDHVENLECVPNQEVLPSDIHGSPAAPAAHGADQFETGPNLETPDSVPRPIRSASVSSNYSNMSHGSGSGARRHQGVVGTFIQQESPRLTDDANLSAATGGYFEQIDTSPAGDMGAQQSSLEQMWPPTPSPPKPTGIFQASANSSFEPVRSHGVGVRPAEVDRAKMVAEGGTDSAPGNLEQPPDNMENIYGAGHLLPAGAGGGVPHLPHPVVHSHSRPSSRAFGASRPCESPATTLWAQHDPTSLGANILLAPAAPTVLAPLRQPRADIIQPPEDGPLDLQPSQRIQPQQHSENLENPPKVTKDAQQGVRARGNVPVPTPASSSIPQVPPAASQAAANIQPPLAEPPKTFDSQAAPQGQNNAPSVPVSGAQPSRDQYPPPAPGPPAAGTAPLPPPAAAPAYPPGPQGPVPPGALQQPPRPPSSAGSQQGYGPTPPAPGQMYGGYYGNYGEYPNSRAPYPPGQYPPPPPPGDPRAQQYYQEGPYRGRTDPWYGQYDGQTPAYRDPNYPYREPQPERPSSRTSQYSDRPSSRQGYANPEDYHRANQSAYPEYYADYAKHYDYAGYNYGQYDPRYRGYYDQAYWANYDDSYRARDPNYYNQQPQQPYPPPARKEGYDDQWRYYPGYDASFDDDYRRRGEPYGDDFDRRSVHSEQSAHSVHSSHSHHSRRSSFSSRSQQSQVYRSQPDLVSAVYDNTSSTLAVDYSYGQYPNQTDATQNYSGYLYPSEYTADSTWIAPEQPPPRPATPEKFSIPHRCARFGPGGHLVQVLPNLPSAGQPALVDIYNMETMLQDTPDQAELRAFPGPLVKEETHKVDVIKFSQNKALESSRDNNLLDRDSARLLWEFIMLLCRQNGTVVGTDIADLLLKEHRSVWLPGKSPNEANLIDFNNEPLARAEEEPGAGPLSLLSDTFMTVPENLGKETERFRELLLFGRKKDALEAAMKGGLWGHALLLASKMDNRTHARVMTRFANSLPINDPLQTVYQLMSGRMPASATCCGEEKWGDWRPHLAMVLSNLTHTLDLDTRTITTMGDTLASKGLIDAAHFCYLMAQVGLGVFTKKSAKMVLIGSNHSLSFYQCATNEAIQRTEAYEYAQSLGSQSISLPNFQVFKLIYACRLAEAGLSAQAFHYCEVISRNVLMQPSYYSPVFISQIIQMSEKLRFFDPQLKEKPEQELFNEPEWLIHLRQLDGQMRTGVITYNEDRVTPTQYDCSSPSSDLDQPSPPEPYSMPVEMDGPAPDNPLMSSLLPGPPPQAVQLMPPAPTSILQDGMAPPQPLPSSDVPQFYPVPPSGPQGQMPVSGYPPQDPGFAPHPFAPPPFQPPPFQPQLEQTEMYPGAHQQPGPPPPQMGQMSPHMPAPQVPHSPVQVNHPPPQMPQHMPHHMPHHMPPSPGHMPPVEHMSHAPPEMHPAQPTSASPPRSSFTPQMDFYDHMAHMALQGPGRRSRTTSQSSMHMTPGRRSRTTSESSTHSIGRERSNSTAMQASPPPPSIPEQPRKEEAKKVKKDSPKKGGGGGGGGGWLNWLYRKGKNEAHLPDDKNKSIVWDEKKQKWIDLNEPEEERKPLPPPPPGFSMMPQMPGPGGPAGPPSGGGPPVNMFSRRAGTKTKSRYVDVLNPSRMAKPGGLAPAPADLFAPLAPMPMPANLFVPSSAPDDQQPLEGSGGGNQEQNSPNTSAAPQMFNPTLLPPAPEGPAVPDGSQSGELSRSSSMSSLSREVSQHLNQSHPAQVTAPAPAPAGGVTFYNPAQFAQTSAPSGGGHRSGRLGGQRQYPVLK from the exons ATGCAGCCCCCTCCTCGGACCGGACCTCTGGGAGCCTCTGGCCCACCTCCTTCCGGGCCCAATATGTTCCGCAGGGCCAGGCCTCACAAGCATACAGCAGCGGCTGCTGCCGCAATGCCGCCCGCTACCCAACCCATGACGGACCCTTTTGCTTTTGTtagagctcctcctcctcctatggCTGCAGGTGGTCTCCCAACAATACCCAACAGCAACCCTCCACCAATGCAAGCCCCGCCTAACGCCATGTACTCTCAAGCTGGCTCAGGGCTGCCTCCACAACCACAGACACTGGAGGATGTCCCAGCTGTTCTCTCTGGTCCCCCGCCATCCTCTCTACCAGGGGTGACACTGTTCAACCCTCACGGTGCAGCATCCCCTGGTGGTTACCCAGCACCCGGTCCCGCAGGATATGCATCCTCTAATAGTGAACAGGGCTATTTTAACTCAACAGAACAGACGCCATCCATGGCCACAGAGCCACCACCTGTGGCCTCAGCCTCAGCACCGGGTCAGACACCTTTTAACCAGGAATTTCAAGgacatcctcctcctcagcccATGTCCTTCCAGCCTGTGCCTCCCGCCGCCTCCTATTCCCAGTGGGCCCCTGATCATGGAAGTCGCCCTCCATCAGTTCAGAACTATTTCCAGCCTACTAGTGACCCTCCGTCACAGCCTTTTAATTTACCGCCGCAGACCCAGATGTACCCCTCCCACACCCCATCGCCCCATCACAacacccccacccctccatcACAACCTGGACATCCCCCAGTTcaggctcctcttcctccccagaACCCTGTAAATGCCCCCAGTTCACAATGGCCCGACCCAAATGCACCCCAGCAGCATAATTCCCACTTCCAAACTCAGAGCTACTTCAGTCAGAGCTCTGCTCCCCAGGACTCGTGGTTCAACATGCCCCCACAGGACTCAGGCTACCACCAAATGGGGACTGGCCTAGCCCATCCTCAGCCCCGGCCTGACTCTGCTGGATCGCAACATGCGTCCAACACTGGTCCTGGGCCTGGACCTAGTTCTGCCTCTGCCCCAGTCCCATATGCTCAGGAGTCTGGTACACTCTCAATGTTCTTTAAAGACAATGATGTGGAAAATGAAGAAACACTGGCTGGTGAGAGAAATAAAGCAGTGAATGGTATTCCTGGATCCTTTCAGCATCACAGCAACCCGCTAGCCCACAGTGGCCATGGTGATGCTCCTTTGGATTACCAAGGACCTTCTCTGCAAGATCATTCACACCTACCATACATGAACGATGGCAACCACGCACCACAGGCAAGTCCCCAGAAGCCCCCTGATTCCCACTACGACCATGTGGAGAATTTGGAGTGTGTCCCGAACCAGGAAGTATTACCCAGTGACATTCACGGCAGTCCTGCTGCACCTGCAGCCCACGGAGCAGACCAGTTTGAAACCGGGCCTAACCTAGAGACTCCCGATTCTGTTCCAAGACCAATTAGATCTGCCAGTGTGTCATCCAACTATAGCAATATGAGCCACGGAAGTGGAAGTGGCGCTCGTCGGCATCAAGGAGTAGTGGGTACCTTTATTCAGCAGGAAAGTCCGCGTCTCACCGATGATGCTAACCTGTCTGCTGCCACTGGAGGCTACTTTGAGCAGATTGACACTTCTCCAGCTGGAGATATGGGTGCCCAACAGAGCTCCCTGGAGCAGATGTGGCCTCCCACGCCTAGCCCTCCCAAACCGACTGGTATCTTTCAGGCCAGTGCTAACAGCTCTTTTGAACCAGTGCGCTCACATGGGGTTGGAGTGCGTCCTGCTGAAGTGGACAGGGCTAAAATGGTAGCGGAAGGGGGTACAGATTCTGCACCTGGCAACCTGGAGCAGCCGCCAGATAATATGGAAAATATTTATGGCGCGGGACACCTGCTGCCTGCTGGGGCTGGAGGTGGTGTTCCTCATCTGCCACACCCAGTGGTTCACTCTCACTCCCGACCTTCGTCCCGTGCTTTTGGGGCCAGTCGTCCCTGTGAGAGCCCCGCCACTACTCTGTGGGCTCAGCATGACCCTACGAGCTTGGGCGCTAACATCCTCCTAGCCCCCGCTGCCCCGACAGTTCTTGCCCCTTTACGACAGCCCAGGGCTGACATCATCCAACCTCCAGAGGATGGCCCACTGGACCTGCAGCCCTCCCAGAGAATCCAGCCACAGCAACACTCAGAGAACCTAGAGAACCCACCAAAG GTCACCAAAGATGCTCAGCAGGGGGTGAGAGCGAGAGGGAATGTCCCCGTCCCGACCCCGGCCTCTTCGTCTATCCCACAGGTACCACCAGCAGCCTCCCAAGCAGCCGCAAACATCCAGCCACCGCTAGCGGAACCTCCTAAGACATTCGATTCTCAGGCTGCACCGCAGGGACAAAATAATGCTCCTTCTGTTCCGGTGAGTGGAGCACAACCCTCCCGTGACCAGTATCCACCTCCAGCACCGGGGCCTCCTGCTGCGGGgactgctcctcttcctcctcctgctgctgctcctgcatACCCTCCTGGGCCTCAAGGACCAGTACCTCCAGGAGCTCTTCAACAACCCCCTCGACCACCCTCCTCTGCAGGCAGCCAGCAAGGCTACGGGCCCACTCCTCCAGCGCCGGGACAGATGTATGGTGGCTATTATGGTAATTATGGAGAATACCCAAATAGCAGAGCACCATATCCTCCTGGCCAGTACccgcctccacctccacctgggGATCCTAGAGCACAGCAATATTATCAA GAGGGTCCATACAGGGGCAGAACAGATCCTTGGTATGGCCAATATGATGGACAGACCCCGGCGTATCGTGATCCAAACTACCCGTACAGAGAGCCTCAGCCAGAACGACCCAGCTCCAGAACTAGTCAGTACTCTGACAGGCCCTCATCCAG GCAAGGCTATGCTAACCCTGAAGATTACCACAGAGCAAACCAAAGTGCCTATCCTGAATATTATGCAGATTACGCCAAGCACTATGATTACGCAG GATACAACTATGGACAGTATGACCCGCGCTACAGAGGCTACTATGATCAGGCCTACTGGGCTAATTATGATGACAGCTACAGAGCCAGAGACCCTAACTACTATAATCAACAGCCGCAACAGCCGTATCCTCCTCCTGCCAG GAAAGAGGGCTATGACGATCAGTGGCGGTACTATCCCGGTTACGATGCCAGCTTCGACGACGATTACCGCCGGCGCGGAGAACCGTACGGCGATGACTTTGACCGACGCAGCGTCCACAGCGAGCAGTCGGCACACAGCGTGCACAGCTCTCACAGCCACCACAGCAGACGAAGCAGCTTCAGCTCACGATCACAACAG AGCCAGGTATACAGAAGCCAGCCTGACTTGGTGTCAGCAGTCTATGACAACACATCATCCACTCTGGCTGTGGACTACTCCTATGGACAGTACCCGAACCAGACTGATGCTACCCAGAACTACAGCGGGTACCTTTATCCCTCTGAGTACACCGCAGACAGCACCTGGATCGCCCCCGAGCAAC ctcctcctcgtCCTGCAACCCCAGAGAAGTTCAGCATACCCCACCGCTGTGCCCGCTTCGGACCCGGTGGTCATCTGGTCCAAGTTTTGCCCAATCTGCCCTCAGCTGGACAGCCTGCTCTCGTTGACATCTACAACATGgag ACCATGCTGCAGGACACCCCGGATCAGGCAGAACTACGAGCTTTCCCCGGACCTCTTGTTAA GGAGGAGACCCATAAGGTGGATGTGATAAAGTTCTCCCAGAACAAAGCGCTGGAGAGTTCTCGTGACAACAACCTCTTGGACCGGGATTCTGCCCGCCTGCTCTGGGAATTCATCATGCTGCTCTGTAGACAGAACGGG ACTGTGGTCGGCACGGACATCGCTGACCTCTTgctgaaggagcatcgctccgTCTGGCTGCCGGGAAAAAGTCCTAATGAAGCCAACCTGATTGATTTTAACAACGAACCGCTGGCACGAGCTGAGGAAGAACCAGGAGCTGGACCGCTCTCCCTCCTGTCTGACACCTTCATGACTGTCCCAGAGAACCTCGGCAAGGAGACAGAACGCTTTagggagctgctgctgttcgGCCGcaagaag GACGCCCTAGAAGCAGCTATGAAGGGAGGACTCTGGGGCCACGCCCTGCTGTTGGCCAGTAAGATGGACAACAGGACGCATGCACGTGTCATGACAAG GTTTGCCAACAGTTTGCCTATCAATGACCCTCTGCAGACAGTGTACCAGCTGATGTCAGGGAGGATGCCTGCATCAGCCACT TGCTGCGGAGAGGAGAAGTGGGGTGACTGGCGCCCTCACCTGGCCATGGTGCTGTCTAACCTCACACACACCCTGGACCTGGACACTCGCACAATCACCACCATGGGCGACACTCTCG CTTCCAAGGGGCTGATCGATGCCGCACACTTCTGCTACTTGATGGCCCAAgtcggtctgggagttttcaCGAAGAAGAGCGCCAAGATGGTTCTGATCGGCTCCAAccacag TTTGTCCTTTTACCAATGTGCGACTAATGAAGCTATCCAGAGGACTGAGGCCTACGAGTATGCTCAATCTCTGGGCTCCCAGTCGATCTCGCTACCCAATTTCCAG GTGTTCAAGTTGATCTATGCATGCCGCTTGGCTGAAGCAGGTCTGAGTGCTCAGGCCTTCCACTACTGTGAAGTTATTTCTAGGAATGTCCTCATGCAACCCTCCTATTACTCTCCTGTTTTCATAAGCCAAATTATACAG ATGTCGGAAAAGCTGCGATTCTTTGATCCACAACTGAAGGAGAAGCCAGAGCAGGAGTTGTTCAATGAGCCTGAATGGCTGATCCACCTCAGACAGCTGGATGGACAGATGAGG acggGGGTGATTACATACAATGAAGACAGAGTGACTCCTACTCAGTACGACTGCAGCAGCCCCAGCTCTGACCTGGACCAGCCCAGTCCACCTGAACCTTACAGCATGCCTGTGGAGATGGATGGCCCCGCCCCTGACAACCCACTGATGAGCTCATTACTGCCCGGGCCTCCACCACAGGCAGTACAGCTGATGCCTCCag CGCCCACCTCTATCCTCCAAGACGGGATGGCCCCTCCTCAGCCTTTACCCTCCAGTGATGTTCCCCAGTTCTACCCAGTTCCCCCCAGTGGACCACAAGGCCAGATGCCCGTTTCCGGCTACCCTCCTCAGGATCCTGGCTTCGCCCCTCATCCCTTCGCCCCTCCTCCCTTCCAACCTCCTCCCTTCCAACCTCAACTTGAGCAAACGGAGATGTACCCGGGAGCCCATCAGCAGCCGGGTCCTCCACCTCCTCAAATGGGCCAAATGTCGCCACACATGCCCGCCCCTCAGGTGCCGCATTCACCCGTACAGGTGAACCACCCGCCACCCCAGATGCCTCAGCACATGCCCCATCACATGCCCCATCATATGCCCCCTTCTCCCGGGCACATGCCACCTGTAGAGCACATGTCCCACGCCCCACCAGAGATGCACCCTGCTCAGCCCACATCAGCCTCCCCACCCAGGAGCTCCTTCACACCACAGATGGACTTCTATGACCACATGGCTCACATG gcACTGCAGGGTCCTGGGAGGAGATCAAGGACTACTTCACAATCTTCAATGCATATG ACTCCAGGACGTCGCTCTCGCACCACCTCTGAATCTTCCACTCACTCTATCGGACGAGAGCGAAGCAACTCGACCGCGATGCAGGCCTCCCCGCCTCCGCCTTCGATTCCCGAACAGCCCCGCAAAGAAGAGGCCAAGAAAGTCAAGAAAGACTCCCCGAAAAAG ggtggtggtggtggaggaggtggtggctGGCTAAACTGGCTCTATAGGAAGGGGAAGAATGAGGCTCACTTgccagatgacaaaaacaaatct ATTGTGTGGGATGAAAAGAAGCAGAAGTGGATCGACTTGAACGAGCCTGAAGAGGAG CGTAAGCCCCTTCCGCCACCTCCTCCTGGCTTCTCCATGATGCCTCAGATGCCTGGCCCCGGAGGGCCCGCCGGACCCCCGAGTGGTGGTGGTCCTCCTGTCAACATGTTCTCCAGGAGGGCAG GCACGAAGACGAAGAGCAGATACGTGGATGTTCTGAACCCCAGCAGAATGGCTAAACCGGGCGGACTAGCCCCGGCTCCTGCAGACCTCTTCGCTCCTTTGGCACCAATGCCCATGCCCGCTAACCTATTTGTGCCTAGTTCAG CTCCTGACGATCAACAGCCTCTAGAGGGCAGCGGAGGAGGAAATCAGGAGCAAAATTCACCAAACACCA